The proteins below are encoded in one region of Corynebacterium felinum:
- a CDS encoding glycerate kinase: MRILIAPDSFKGTATAPEAAHMLSTALATELAHRGINADITTCPMADGGEGTSTIFHGQRITLPTVDANGRLTEASYTFDPDTATAYIDVAAASGLPAVQDQLQPRTADTFGTGVLIADAQTRGATRITLGLGGSATIDGGTGILVALGATPLNAAGHPLRQGGAALVDLDSIDTAQLNIPAAAVEWVLLADVTNPATGESGAAHTFGPQKGASAQDVTALEAGIAKLCEVCNVDPTIAGLGAAGAIPVSIVWLSTLLHGNADHVHLVPGATVVADSVGLAEAVAQADVVITGEGCFDAQSLSGKVVGEVLKVCAAASTPQCFVVAGAFSADVPSAHAIELIDADITAQLSDAAAQIAALIV, encoded by the coding sequence ATGCGCATCCTCATCGCCCCCGACTCCTTTAAAGGCACCGCAACCGCCCCCGAAGCAGCCCACATGCTCAGCACCGCCCTTGCCACCGAGCTCGCCCACCGCGGCATCAACGCCGACATCACCACCTGCCCCATGGCAGACGGCGGCGAAGGCACCTCCACCATCTTCCACGGCCAGCGCATCACCCTACCCACCGTCGATGCAAACGGGCGACTCACCGAAGCAAGCTACACCTTCGACCCCGACACCGCCACCGCCTACATCGACGTCGCCGCCGCATCCGGACTACCCGCAGTACAAGACCAGCTCCAACCGCGCACAGCCGACACATTCGGAACAGGCGTGCTCATCGCCGACGCACAAACCCGCGGCGCAACCCGAATCACCCTCGGTTTGGGCGGAAGCGCCACCATCGACGGTGGCACCGGCATCTTAGTAGCACTAGGCGCAACCCCGCTGAATGCTGCCGGGCATCCGCTACGCCAAGGCGGCGCCGCACTCGTGGATCTCGACAGCATCGACACCGCACAACTCAACATCCCCGCCGCCGCCGTCGAATGGGTACTGCTCGCCGATGTGACCAACCCCGCAACCGGCGAATCCGGTGCTGCACACACTTTTGGCCCGCAAAAAGGCGCCAGCGCGCAAGACGTCACCGCACTTGAAGCAGGCATTGCCAAGCTGTGTGAGGTGTGCAATGTGGACCCCACCATCGCTGGCCTGGGCGCTGCCGGTGCCATCCCCGTGAGCATTGTGTGGCTATCTACCTTGCTGCACGGCAATGCGGATCACGTACACCTTGTCCCCGGCGCGACAGTGGTGGCTGATTCGGTGGGGTTGGCTGAAGCTGTTGCGCAGGCTGATGTGGTGATTACGGGCGAGGGCTGTTTTGATGCGCAGTCGCTGTCGGGCAAGGTTGTCGGTGAGGTGCTGAAGGTGTGTGCGGCGGCGTCCACCCCGCAGTGTTTCGTGGTTGCTGGAGCTTTTTCTGCCGATGTTCCCAGCGCACACGCCATTGAGCTTATCGACGCCGACATCACCGCCCAGCTTTCTGATGCGGCTGCACAAATCGCAGCGTTGATCGTATAA
- a CDS encoding DUF4921 family protein, which yields MSFLAARINPIQVMADGTVKQINPFSGTEVWTVPGRGNRPITTPAHDCSPLQQQDRHSFCAFCHDRISETPPEKSRLIAVDDSFTLHSGLSIEQQQRAPYEFRRVPNLFEIVTYDYWQANYQYEMDEHTRCWMNNYLNDPAGRAHALSIVKTKLIAAGRKNEAENASEEELLTFAEAFFAGGHDVIIARRHFSDHATNRSQLASCGTLSVEEHRGLIHFTIAAMDDLYQRNRYACYVAVFQNWLKPAGASFDHLHKQLVAIDERGYSAEHEIAKLRQNPNMYNEWAVDYAAKRNLIIAENDHAVCFAGFGHRYPTLEVFSTSATTQPWLMSKEEVDAMSDLLHACHAAAGPEVPCNEEWHHQPIDLDIPMPWRVMIKWRISTLAGFEGVTKVYLNTISPWQLRDRVVDALYRLRDSNTIAPTIRIATECAVERNSLKYNPLLTR from the coding sequence ATGAGCTTCCTTGCTGCACGCATCAACCCAATTCAGGTCATGGCTGATGGCACGGTCAAACAGATCAACCCATTCTCCGGCACCGAGGTGTGGACAGTTCCCGGACGAGGCAACCGCCCCATTACCACCCCAGCCCACGATTGCTCCCCACTCCAGCAGCAAGACCGCCACAGTTTTTGTGCTTTTTGTCACGACCGCATCAGCGAAACCCCACCAGAGAAATCCCGCCTGATTGCCGTCGACGATTCCTTCACCCTTCACTCAGGATTAAGCATCGAGCAACAGCAACGCGCACCTTACGAATTTCGCCGCGTACCCAACCTGTTCGAAATCGTCACCTACGACTACTGGCAGGCCAACTACCAGTACGAAATGGATGAACACACCCGATGCTGGATGAACAACTACCTCAATGATCCCGCTGGGCGCGCCCACGCCCTGAGCATTGTGAAAACAAAACTCATCGCCGCGGGTCGAAAAAATGAGGCAGAAAACGCGAGCGAAGAAGAATTACTGACATTCGCCGAAGCATTCTTCGCCGGTGGGCACGACGTCATCATCGCTAGGCGACACTTCAGCGACCACGCAACCAACCGTTCCCAACTCGCCTCCTGCGGCACCTTAAGCGTGGAAGAACACCGCGGGCTTATCCACTTCACCATCGCCGCCATGGACGATCTCTACCAACGCAACAGGTACGCCTGCTATGTAGCGGTCTTTCAAAACTGGCTCAAACCTGCCGGTGCATCCTTCGACCACTTGCACAAACAACTCGTCGCGATAGACGAACGCGGCTATTCCGCCGAACACGAAATAGCCAAGCTGCGACAAAACCCCAACATGTACAACGAGTGGGCAGTCGACTACGCAGCCAAACGCAACCTCATCATCGCCGAAAACGATCACGCCGTATGCTTCGCAGGATTCGGCCACCGCTACCCCACCCTAGAGGTATTCTCCACATCAGCCACCACCCAACCATGGCTGATGAGCAAAGAAGAAGTCGACGCCATGAGCGACCTACTCCACGCCTGCCACGCCGCCGCAGGCCCCGAAGTACCATGCAACGAAGAATGGCACCACCAACCCATTGACCTCGATATCCCCATGCCATGGCGCGTAATGATCAAATGGCGCATCTCCACCCTCGCAGGTTTCGAAGGGGTAACCAAGGTGTACCTGAACACCATCAGCCCCTGGCAATTGCGCGACCGAGTTGTTGATGCCCTCTACCGCCTACGCGATTCCAACACCATCGCACCAACGATTCGAATCGCCACCGAATGCGCCGTGGAACGCAACAGCCTCAAATACAATCCCCTGCTCACCCGCTAA
- a CDS encoding amidohydrolase codes for MNLTSSNKPSPADFKATSFLDEQVLSCADYPKLEAFYQDLHTHPELSGEEQMTAEKILAELRTLDATIHTGIGGHGIVAVFRNGEGTTALMRADFDALPVEEETGVAFTSTVPGKMHACGHDMHTTMLVGLCRIFDRNRHLWRGTFIALFQPAEETLQGARSMVEDGLAKLIPTPDVCFAQHIVAGRAGDVISTAGATLTGTDSVEIIVYGKSAHGSMPHTAQDPTFAAAAIIQRFQGIVGRELAPGDFGVISVGMVEAGHSHNTIPGQARIVANLRVYSEKNRELLRSAIERVVNAEAAASGLTSPPSIRYFNHAPVTENAHEVFNTIRPLFDAHFGPRSRTSSGETASEDFSLIPTAFNSPYFYWFIGATPAHLWDHAQSTGTVASTIPVNHMSTFLPDFFPTLYSGLRASALAVGHYLSASV; via the coding sequence ATGAACCTCACTTCTTCCAACAAACCCTCCCCAGCGGACTTTAAAGCTACCTCATTCCTCGACGAGCAGGTGCTTTCGTGCGCCGATTATCCCAAGCTTGAGGCGTTCTACCAGGATCTTCACACCCACCCTGAGCTTTCTGGGGAAGAACAGATGACCGCTGAGAAAATCCTCGCTGAATTGCGCACCCTTGATGCCACCATCCATACAGGTATTGGTGGACATGGCATTGTTGCGGTCTTCCGCAATGGGGAAGGAACTACCGCACTTATGCGTGCTGATTTCGATGCACTTCCCGTTGAAGAAGAAACAGGCGTGGCCTTCACGTCCACTGTTCCGGGGAAGATGCATGCGTGCGGGCATGATATGCACACCACCATGCTTGTGGGGTTGTGCAGAATCTTTGATCGCAACCGGCATTTGTGGCGTGGCACGTTTATCGCGTTGTTCCAGCCCGCTGAAGAAACTCTTCAGGGGGCGCGCTCCATGGTTGAGGATGGTTTGGCGAAGCTGATCCCTACGCCCGATGTGTGCTTTGCTCAGCATATTGTTGCCGGTCGCGCCGGTGATGTTATCAGCACGGCTGGGGCGACTCTCACCGGCACGGACTCCGTGGAGATTATCGTGTACGGCAAGTCCGCCCACGGCTCTATGCCCCACACTGCCCAGGATCCTACGTTTGCTGCTGCGGCTATCATCCAGCGCTTTCAAGGCATCGTTGGGCGTGAGCTTGCGCCCGGCGATTTCGGGGTGATCAGCGTGGGTATGGTTGAAGCAGGTCATTCCCACAACACTATCCCTGGCCAGGCTCGCATTGTTGCGAATCTGCGCGTGTACAGTGAGAAAAATCGTGAGCTTCTGCGCAGCGCTATCGAGCGTGTTGTTAATGCTGAAGCTGCTGCTTCTGGGCTTACTTCCCCGCCGTCGATTCGTTATTTCAACCATGCTCCGGTCACGGAGAATGCGCATGAAGTCTTTAACACTATCCGCCCGCTTTTCGACGCCCATTTCGGTCCGCGCTCTCGTACTAGCTCCGGCGAAACAGCGTCCGAAGATTTCTCCCTGATCCCCACTGCTTTCAACTCCCCCTATTTTTATTGGTTTATCGGCGCGACCCCTGCCCACCTGTGGGATCATGCACAATCCACCGGCACAGTCGCCAGCACGATTCCCGTCAATCACATGTCGACGTTCTTGCCTGATTTTTTCCCTACGCTTTACTCTGGGCTGCGAGCCAGCGCGCTGGCCGTTGGCCACTACCTTTCCGCCAGCGTTTAA
- a CDS encoding amidohydrolase, translated as MSLLDTAHQLNYPQLRRIYEDLHAHPELSGQEHTTAEKILAELRSIDATIHSSIGGYGIVVVLNNGEGKTALMRADFDALPVEEKTGVSFASTVPGKMHACGHDMHTTSLIAVIHHLDNNRHLWRGTFIALFQPSEENGQGALAMVNDNLFAHIPTPDVCFGQHILPGRAGSIMSMPGPIMAACDAIEIIITGKAAHGSMPHNSLDPTYAAAAIVLRLQGIVGREVAPSDFAVISVGTFEAGNSHNTIPGQARIVLNLRTYDEKVRAHLYEAIERVVRAECAASNFTTPPTFRYFGQGPVTDNSHEVFNIVRPLFDAHFCSHSLDATPWTASEDFSYIPRAKNIPYMFWFVGSTPHELWDKAVSEDRVHELVPVNHMSTFLPDFRNTLDGCVHATLAALEGYLGTKD; from the coding sequence ATGAGCCTTCTGGATACTGCACACCAACTCAACTACCCGCAGCTGAGGAGAATCTACGAGGATCTCCACGCCCACCCCGAGCTTTCTGGGCAAGAGCATACGACTGCTGAGAAAATCCTCGCTGAGCTGCGCAGCATTGATGCCACCATTCATAGCTCTATTGGTGGGTACGGCATCGTGGTTGTGTTGAACAATGGTGAGGGGAAAACTGCCCTTATGCGTGCTGATTTCGATGCGCTGCCTGTTGAGGAAAAAACAGGGGTGTCCTTCGCATCTACTGTTCCTGGGAAAATGCATGCCTGTGGCCACGATATGCACACTACTTCGCTGATCGCTGTTATTCATCACCTTGATAACAATCGACACCTGTGGCGCGGCACGTTCATTGCGTTATTCCAGCCCAGCGAAGAAAACGGCCAAGGCGCACTCGCGATGGTTAATGACAACCTTTTTGCCCACATTCCTACACCGGATGTCTGCTTCGGGCAGCATATCCTTCCTGGTCGCGCTGGGTCGATTATGAGCATGCCTGGGCCCATCATGGCAGCCTGTGATGCGATTGAGATCATCATTACTGGTAAGGCAGCGCACGGCTCCATGCCCCACAATTCCCTCGACCCGACGTATGCTGCGGCGGCAATTGTGCTTCGGCTTCAAGGTATTGTGGGTCGCGAGGTTGCCCCGAGTGATTTTGCTGTCATCAGTGTGGGTACTTTTGAGGCTGGGAATTCCCACAACACTATCCCTGGCCAGGCCCGCATTGTGCTTAACCTGCGCACTTATGATGAAAAGGTTCGCGCGCACCTGTACGAAGCGATTGAGCGTGTCGTTCGCGCCGAGTGCGCCGCCTCCAATTTCACTACTCCGCCGACGTTTCGTTATTTTGGGCAAGGCCCTGTCACCGATAATTCGCACGAAGTGTTTAACATAGTGCGTCCGCTTTTCGACGCCCACTTCTGCTCCCACTCTTTAGACGCTACCCCGTGGACTGCCTCCGAAGACTTCTCCTATATCCCCAGGGCAAAGAATATCCCCTACATGTTCTGGTTCGTTGGTTCCACCCCACACGAACTGTGGGATAAGGCAGTTTCAGAAGACCGCGTCCACGAGCTTGTGCCGGTCAACCACATGAGCACATTCCTGCCAGATTTCCGCAACACCCTTGACGGCTGCGTACACGCCACGCTTGCTGCACTGGAGGGCTACTTGGGAACTAAGGACTGA
- a CDS encoding DCC1-like thiol-disulfide oxidoreductase family protein gives MCEFYYDADCGFCDASARVLQRLCPSIVVIPAWSEGDFSQCVREHISTEAVAIVDHEPYFGHEAIGATLRAAGRLSFIRLAGNVLCAGVLRPLWRRVYRSIALRRHQLGPLIGADACRISP, from the coding sequence ATGTGTGAGTTTTACTACGATGCTGATTGTGGTTTTTGTGACGCAAGTGCCCGAGTGCTGCAGCGACTGTGCCCTAGCATTGTTGTGATCCCTGCGTGGAGTGAGGGAGATTTCTCACAGTGCGTAAGAGAGCACATTTCCACTGAGGCTGTGGCGATCGTCGATCATGAACCATATTTCGGGCATGAGGCAATTGGGGCGACGCTGCGTGCAGCGGGGCGGTTATCCTTCATCCGGCTAGCAGGCAACGTGCTGTGTGCGGGGGTACTGCGGCCGCTGTGGCGCCGGGTATATCGCAGCATTGCTTTGCGACGTCATCAGCTCGGCCCCCTTATTGGTGCGGATGCTTGCCGGATCAGTCCTTAG